AGCCGTGGGGTGAGGTCCAGAGGTACCCGCCGGGCTCGAGGGCGTCGTACGTCCAGCCCCCGTGGGTCTTGTGGCGGTGGTGGCGTCGGCACAGGGGTGCGATGCCGTGGCTGCAGGTGTGGGGATGCTCGGCGTAGGGCCGGATGTGGTCGTGGTCGCAGCCGTGTCCATCTGGCCGAAGGCGGCGGGCGGGGCGGGTGCAGTGCGGGAAGACACAGGTGACGTCGCGCAGGGCCACGTGCTCGGTGATCCGGTCGGGGATCTCGTACTGGTCGACGTGGACGTGCTGGTTGAGGTCGATGACGGGCTGGACCACCAGGTGGGTGTCGGGGTGGCCGCACCAGTCGCGGATCTGGTGAGTGGTGACCGGCTTGCGGGTTGTCTCGCAGCGACCGATCCCGTTGTTGCCGGTGAGGGCGTCGGTGCTGAGGTGGAGGTAGAGCACGGTCTTGCGGACCGGTTTCCGTACCGGCGTGCGGGTCGCGTGGTCGCCGGTGGTTGAGGTGCGAGCGCAGCGAGCCTCGAAACCCCCGGCAGCCTCGGCACCGGCGGCACCGTCGTCGGCGTCGGGGTCGGTGAGGTCGAGGGTGAGCTGGCGGCGGGCGAGCTCGCCGACCGCGAGGGCGCGGCGCTGGTCCAGGGTCGCCTCGGAGCCGAGGTCGGCCAGCTGGGTGGCCAGCCCACGTACGGCGTCGTCGAGGTCGATCGCGTCGGCGAGGTCGAGCTCGCCGGTGACGTAGGTGGTGCCGTCGAAGGAGACGTGGTTGCGGTCGATGGTGAAGTGCCGCCGGTCGAGGCCGTCGCGGCGGCGTCGTTCGGCCTGGTCGGGCATGTACCGGCCGATGGCTTCCTCGACGAGTCGGTCCAGGGCGGTGGGGCGGATCTTGTGGGCCACCGGGGCGACGTGTTGGTCGACGAACGTGGCGGCTTCGGGGGTGAGGTCGGTGCCGATGGTGGCGTCGGCGACCCGGCGGGCCTTCCAGGCCGGCAGGTCCCCGGCCATCACCCGCCGCCACAGCCGCGGCAGCCGGTAGCGCAGCTCGACGGCCTGGCCGAGGTAGTGCTTGCCGGCCTCGGTCGACAGGCCCACTGCTGCGGCGTACTCGGCCACGGAGAACTCCGCGACCAGGGGTGCGCCGGGGCCCGCGATCGGGATCACCCCTTCCAGGCCGGAGCGGAAGGTGTAGGTCTCGGCGTCCTCCACCGACTCGGCGGGGTGGATGACCGCCCACTGCACCGCCGCCGCCAACAACTCGGCCTCAGCCCGATCAGCGGCCGCCCGACGCTGGCGGGCGAAGGCCAGCACCCCCGCAGCGTCATCCGGCACCGCGCGGGTGTCGGGCTGCTCGGGAGCGGTGATCGCCATGACCCCTACTCAAGCACTCACCACTGACACCAACCCCCGTGGTTGAGCGGTTCTCCACACCCCGGACCTGGGTCTCGACATGCTCGACCTCCGTGGGGTCGAGACGGCGTGAACACCCCGGGACCACACGCTGGTCGAGCCTGTCGAGACCACCTCGACCGACGTGGCGTGGGGTTGGCGTCGTACGGCCCGGGGGTTTCGTGGCTCAGGCGTTGTACGCCTTCGCACCTCAACCTCCGGCGTGACCACCCCCTGCGACGTCGAGACCGGGCCACACGTTGGTCGAGCCTGTCGAGACCACTCGACCGACGTGCGCGTCATCAGTCCCGCACCCGGCCACGCATGGACTTGACCTGCCCGCGACGGCGCTTGGCCTCGAGCCGGCGCCGCCGCGACGCCTTGGAGGGCTTGGTCGGGACACGGGGCGGCGGTGGCGGGGTGAGTGCCTCACGGACCTGCTGGGCCAGGCGGGTGCGGGCAGCCGCGCGGTTGCGGTGCTGGGACCGGTGCTCGGACGCCACGACCCGGATCGTGCCGACCCGGGCCTGTTGGGAACCCGTGAGCACCGCGGAGGCCGACGCGTCGAAGACCAGCTCCACCCGGCTGTCGGTGGTGTTGACCGACTGGCCACCCGGTCCGGACGAGCGGCTGAACCGCTCCACCAGCTCGGTCTCGGGGATCACCAGGCCGTGGGGGATGCCGGGGCCGGCGGGGATGCGCAGGTCGGTCACGTGCTGCGCCACTCGATGGTGGGGCAGACGTCCATGACCATCGGCACGCCCGCCGCCGTCGTACGCCGGAACGCCTCGACGTCCACGACGCCCAGCTGGAACCACACGCCGCCCGCCCCGACCTCCACGGCCTGGTCGGCGAACTCGCCCGCGGCCTCCGACCGACGGAACACGTCCACGACGTCGATGGCGAACGGGACGTCGGCGAGCGTGGCGTAGCCCTGCTCGCCCAGCACCTCCGGCGCGTCCGGGTGGATCGGCACGACGCGCTTGCCCCGCCGCTGGAGGGTCGCCGCGATCCGGTAGGCGGTGCGGTGGTGGTTGCCGGACAGGCCGACCACCGCCCAGGTCTCGCTGTCACGGAGCAGGGACTGGATGGTCGCAGGGTCGCGCCAGGGCTCGGCCATGCCGCCATCCTCCCCGACGCCGCCCACGTCCGGGGGCCGCCCTACTCGCCCGTAGGATCCGGGGCATGACCGACTTCCCGCTCTACGCACTCCCCGAGGAGCACCTGGCGGTCCGCGAGGCCGTCCGAGCCGTCTGCGACGCCAAGGTCGCGCCGTACGCCGCCGCCGTCGACGAGGAGGCCCGCTACCCGCGCGAGGCCGCCGAGGCGCTGCAGGCCGCCGACTTCCACGCCCCCCACGTGCCCGAGGAGTACGGCGGAGCCGGCGCCGACGCGCTGGCGACCTGCCTGGTCATCGAGGAGGTCGCCCGTGCCTGCGTCAGCTCCAGCCTGATCCCGGCGGTCAACAAGCTGGGTTCGCTGCCGTTGCAGCTCGCCGGGTCCGAGGAGCTGAAGAAGACCTACCTGACGAAGCTGGCCGCGGGCGAGGGCGGCTTCTCCTACTGCCTGTCCGAGCCCGACGCGGGGTCGG
The genomic region above belongs to Nocardioides coralli and contains:
- the arfB gene encoding alternative ribosome rescue aminoacyl-tRNA hydrolase ArfB; protein product: MTDLRIPAGPGIPHGLVIPETELVERFSRSSGPGGQSVNTTDSRVELVFDASASAVLTGSQQARVGTIRVVASEHRSQHRNRAAARTRLAQQVREALTPPPPPRVPTKPSKASRRRRLEAKRRRGQVKSMRGRVRD
- a CDS encoding HNH endonuclease signature motif containing protein, which produces MAITAPEQPDTRAVPDDAAGVLAFARQRRAAADRAEAELLAAAVQWAVIHPAESVEDAETYTFRSGLEGVIPIAGPGAPLVAEFSVAEYAAAVGLSTEAGKHYLGQAVELRYRLPRLWRRVMAGDLPAWKARRVADATIGTDLTPEAATFVDQHVAPVAHKIRPTALDRLVEEAIGRYMPDQAERRRRDGLDRRHFTIDRNHVSFDGTTYVTGELDLADAIDLDDAVRGLATQLADLGSEATLDQRRALAVGELARRQLTLDLTDPDADDGAAGAEAAGGFEARCARTSTTGDHATRTPVRKPVRKTVLYLHLSTDALTGNNGIGRCETTRKPVTTHQIRDWCGHPDTHLVVQPVIDLNQHVHVDQYEIPDRITEHVALRDVTCVFPHCTRPARRLRPDGHGCDHDHIRPYAEHPHTCSHGIAPLCRRHHRHKTHGGWTYDALEPGGYLWTSPHGYRYLRDHTGITAIDPADDNPPEPGPPTRH
- a CDS encoding CoA-binding protein — translated: MAEPWRDPATIQSLLRDSETWAVVGLSGNHHRTAYRIAATLQRRGKRVVPIHPDAPEVLGEQGYATLADVPFAIDVVDVFRRSEAAGEFADQAVEVGAGGVWFQLGVVDVEAFRRTTAAGVPMVMDVCPTIEWRST